The Fictibacillus arsenicus genome contains a region encoding:
- a CDS encoding YfkD famly protein, translated as MRKRIFIIIFVMLFAFTNQAFAAEKTTEKPAEKPSEKTAEKTAEKADDKAGKNADIKVPGSVLSISKENTYPNSAQDLPYLEPSKLAKAMLKTSDVPITNPDLIRLLNESSINASKVAFWYRAKIYLGQWPLSYQSTETTVNWEHQQINTNRLDNRGAKSVAKLYYNQTAHKKVSGGLTASIPNSEAVQKMMLITAAEKSKLPLAFQTAVGAGTKKSNVYHVSPKQVGYLYSYVPAVNERGRVTYGEVYIVLKGGKREIVIQNVTQQGIGAWIPIQDHVSFRFHTSNM; from the coding sequence ATGAGAAAAAGAATTTTTATTATCATATTCGTTATGCTCTTTGCTTTTACAAACCAGGCGTTTGCAGCGGAAAAAACAACTGAAAAGCCTGCAGAAAAACCGTCAGAAAAAACAGCTGAAAAAACGGCTGAAAAAGCGGATGACAAAGCTGGCAAAAACGCAGACATAAAAGTTCCTGGTTCGGTGCTAAGCATCTCTAAAGAAAATACGTACCCTAACTCAGCACAAGATCTCCCATATCTTGAGCCAAGCAAGCTTGCAAAGGCGATGCTTAAAACATCTGATGTGCCGATTACGAATCCTGATCTCATCAGACTATTGAATGAATCAAGCATTAATGCTTCTAAAGTGGCATTCTGGTACCGTGCTAAAATTTACTTAGGTCAATGGCCGCTTTCGTATCAATCAACCGAGACTACTGTAAACTGGGAGCATCAGCAGATCAATACAAACCGCTTGGACAATCGAGGGGCAAAGTCAGTAGCTAAATTATATTACAACCAGACAGCTCATAAAAAAGTGAGCGGCGGACTGACAGCTTCTATTCCAAACAGCGAAGCGGTTCAAAAGATGATGCTCATTACAGCAGCAGAAAAATCAAAACTGCCGCTTGCCTTCCAGACAGCAGTAGGTGCAGGAACAAAGAAATCAAACGTATACCATGTTTCTCCGAAGCAAGTCGGCTACTTATACAGTTATGTTCCGGCAGTTAACGAAAGAGGAAGAGTTACTTACGGAGAAGTGTACATTGTTCTAAAAGGCGGAAAAAGAGAAATCGTCATTCAGAACGTAACACAGCAGGGAATCGGAGCTTGGATTCCGATCCAAGACCACGTATCATTCCGTTTTCATACGAGCAATATGTAA
- a CDS encoding OsmC family protein, with product MDFKMNEKGFETTVEYGNLKISGDAEYGFRPFQLLVSSVAVCSGGVLRKVLERMRLPYENIDVQAKVTRDEKEANRVSDIHLHFVIKGNELPHEKVEKALVVTRKNCSMVQSVKDSINITESFEIHA from the coding sequence ATGGACTTTAAAATGAATGAAAAAGGATTTGAAACAACCGTTGAATATGGAAACTTAAAAATAAGCGGAGATGCCGAATATGGATTCAGGCCATTTCAGCTGCTTGTATCATCTGTAGCGGTTTGCAGCGGCGGTGTTTTAAGAAAAGTGTTAGAACGTATGAGACTGCCATACGAAAACATTGATGTTCAAGCAAAAGTGACACGTGATGAAAAGGAAGCAAACAGAGTATCAGACATTCATCTGCATTTCGTAATAAAGGGAAATGAACTTCCGCATGAAAAAGTAGAAAAAGCTTTAGTGGTAACTCGTAAAAATTGTTCGATGGTGCAGTCTGTTAAAGACAGCATCAACATCACCGAAAGCTTTGAAATACACGCATAG
- a CDS encoding winged helix-turn-helix transcriptional regulator translates to MDYSTMCPKYEVAMDIIGKKWTGLIIRVLMDGPKRFKDIKSQIPEMSDRMLTERMKELESVGIVKRNVYPETPVRIEYSLTDKGNSLKSIINAIQDWSEQWVDH, encoded by the coding sequence ATGGATTACAGCACTATGTGTCCGAAATATGAAGTTGCCATGGATATAATTGGTAAAAAATGGACAGGACTCATCATTCGTGTTTTGATGGACGGTCCTAAACGTTTTAAAGATATTAAATCTCAAATTCCTGAGATGAGTGACCGTATGCTTACGGAACGCATGAAGGAATTAGAATCAGTTGGAATTGTAAAGCGCAACGTTTATCCGGAGACTCCTGTAAGAATTGAATATTCACTGACGGATAAAGGGAATTCATTAAAATCAATTATTAATGCTATACAAGATTGGAGCGAACAGTGGGTCGACCATTGA
- a CDS encoding fumarate hydratase codes for MEKFQESMYKLIVETSTKLPKDVRRAILAAKLKENAGTRAAMSLDTITDNILKADENVSPICQDTGLPTFKIKVPVGANQIKMKKAIRQAIADATKDTKLRPNSVDSITGDNSGDNLGDGTPVIKFEQWEEDYIDARLILKGGGCENKNIQYSLPAELEGLGRAGRDLDGIRKCIMHSVYQAQGQGCSAGFIGVGIGGDRTSGYELAKEMLFRSVDDVNPNENLRKLEEYVMDNANKLGIGTMGFGGETTLLGCKIGVINRIPASFFVSVAYNCWAYRRLGVKLNAETGEIQEWLYQEGEEIDFAKADKEAAAALEQQEEKTRSITLEAPITEEQIRELKVGDVVTINGMMHTGRDAIHKHLMDNPAPIDLNGQIIYHCGPVMAKDAEGNWEVKAAGPTTSIREEPYQGDIMKKFGIRAVIGKGGMGPKTLAALKDHGGVYLNAIGGAAQYYAECMEKVEGVDLMEFGIPEAMWHIRVNGFTAVVTMDSHGNSLHEHVEKSSLQKLEQFKDPVFK; via the coding sequence ATGGAAAAATTTCAGGAAAGTATGTATAAACTGATTGTAGAAACATCAACCAAATTGCCAAAAGACGTCCGCCGTGCCATTCTTGCAGCAAAACTTAAAGAAAATGCAGGAACTCGCGCAGCTATGTCTTTAGATACGATTACAGATAATATTTTAAAAGCAGACGAGAATGTATCACCGATCTGCCAAGATACAGGACTTCCTACGTTTAAAATTAAAGTCCCTGTAGGCGCGAACCAGATTAAGATGAAAAAGGCCATCCGCCAGGCGATTGCTGATGCAACAAAAGATACGAAGCTTCGTCCGAACTCTGTTGATTCTATCACTGGAGATAACAGTGGTGACAACCTTGGTGACGGAACTCCTGTTATCAAGTTTGAACAATGGGAAGAAGACTATATCGATGCTCGTCTTATTCTAAAAGGCGGCGGATGTGAAAATAAGAATATCCAGTACAGTCTCCCTGCTGAACTAGAGGGCTTAGGACGAGCGGGACGTGACTTGGATGGTATCCGGAAATGCATCATGCACTCTGTATACCAAGCACAAGGACAAGGGTGCAGTGCTGGCTTTATTGGAGTTGGAATCGGCGGAGACCGCACATCTGGATATGAACTGGCAAAGGAAATGTTGTTCCGTTCAGTAGATGACGTTAACCCGAATGAAAACCTTCGCAAGCTTGAAGAGTATGTAATGGACAACGCAAATAAACTCGGAATTGGAACGATGGGATTCGGCGGAGAAACGACACTGTTAGGCTGTAAAATAGGCGTTATTAACCGTATCCCTGCTAGCTTTTTCGTATCTGTTGCCTATAACTGCTGGGCATATCGCCGTTTGGGTGTAAAACTGAACGCTGAAACTGGAGAGATCCAAGAGTGGCTGTATCAAGAAGGCGAAGAGATCGATTTTGCAAAAGCAGATAAAGAAGCAGCTGCAGCACTAGAGCAACAAGAGGAGAAAACAAGAAGCATTACTTTGGAAGCTCCGATTACTGAAGAGCAAATTCGTGAGCTGAAGGTTGGAGATGTTGTTACAATCAACGGCATGATGCATACTGGGCGCGACGCGATTCATAAGCATCTTATGGATAATCCAGCTCCGATCGACTTAAACGGTCAGATCATCTATCACTGCGGACCTGTTATGGCAAAGGATGCTGAAGGAAACTGGGAAGTAAAAGCTGCTGGGCCAACGACAAGTATTCGTGAGGAGCCTTATCAAGGAGACATCATGAAGAAGTTTGGCATCCGTGCTGTAATCGGTAAAGGCGGCATGGGACCAAAAACACTAGCTGCCCTTAAAGACCATGGCGGTGTATACTTAAACGCGATCGGCGGCGCAGCGCAGTATTATGCGGAATGTATGGAAAAGGTTGAAGGTGTCGATCTCATGGAATTCGGTATTCCTGAAGCGATGTGGCATATCCGTGTTAACGGCTTTACAGCTGTCGTAACAATGGATTCCCACGGAAACAGCCTGCATGAGCATGTTGAGAAGTCATCGTTACAGAAGCTGGAGCAGTTTAAAGATCCAGTATTTAAATAA
- a CDS encoding VanZ family protein encodes MKKVRIVFSVIGALFFIVYMAVLIKATLFSFNEYVYGKSANLVLFDSIRLMWRSGDYWLIFKNIIGNIILFLPLGLLLPLIFRVFNSWRLMFVIGFGTSFVIEVLQYEYAKRIFDIDDILLNGLGAMTGLFIYKFFALLFRLMERPFTGKKRKK; translated from the coding sequence ATGAAAAAAGTTAGAATTGTTTTTAGTGTGATAGGTGCACTTTTCTTTATTGTGTACATGGCCGTTCTTATAAAAGCCACGCTTTTCTCATTTAATGAGTACGTATATGGAAAGTCAGCAAACCTTGTTTTGTTCGATAGTATACGCCTTATGTGGAGAAGCGGAGATTACTGGCTGATTTTTAAGAACATTATCGGCAATATTATCTTATTTTTACCTCTTGGTCTTTTGCTGCCTTTAATTTTCCGTGTGTTTAATTCATGGCGGCTTATGTTTGTAATCGGGTTTGGTACGAGCTTTGTTATTGAAGTGCTGCAATACGAATATGCAAAAAGAATTTTTGATATCGATGACATACTTCTTAACGGATTAGGCGCAATGACAGGCTTATTTATCTATAAGTTCTTTGCACTTCTATTTCGTCTTATGGAACGACCCTTTACTGGAAAAAAGAGAAAAAAATAA
- a CDS encoding TlpA disulfide reductase family protein, translating to MRLRSDMPELSGATEWINGEVSKSDLVGDKPTLIHFWSVSCGLCKEAMPSINQFRDDYKDELNVIAVHMPRSEKDLDIAQIKEVAAEHDITQPIFVDNNHALTDAFENEYVPAYYVFDAEGKLRHYQAGGDGMKMLTKRVNRVLRKETK from the coding sequence ATGAGATTACGTTCGGATATGCCTGAACTTAGCGGTGCAACAGAGTGGATCAATGGTGAAGTTTCTAAGAGCGATCTTGTTGGCGACAAGCCGACCCTTATTCACTTCTGGTCAGTCAGCTGTGGTTTATGTAAAGAAGCAATGCCGAGCATCAACCAGTTCAGAGATGATTACAAAGATGAACTGAACGTTATTGCCGTTCATATGCCTCGTTCTGAGAAGGATCTTGATATTGCACAGATCAAAGAAGTTGCTGCAGAACATGATATTACACAGCCAATCTTTGTAGACAATAACCATGCATTAACGGATGCATTTGAAAATGAATATGTTCCTGCTTATTATGTATTTGATGCAGAAGGTAAGCTTCGTCATTACCAAGCTGGCGGAGATGGAATGAAAATGCTGACAAAACGTGTTAACCGTGTACTAAGAAAAGAAACAAAATAA
- the pdaA gene encoding delta-lactam-biosynthetic de-N-acetylase, producing the protein MKINRLLCLILVSIIFFTQSHVTYAERGVSNQKLEWFFEKKGKETPPVTDSKYLELINKYDSLFLGDPNKKDIYLTFDNGYENGYTDNVLDVLKRKKVPAAFFVTGQFMKTHPHLIKRMAEEGHIVGNHSYHHPDLTQISDSRLKNELEKVKLRYTELTGKTDMHYLRPPRGVFSERTIMLAKKEGYTHVFWSLAFLDWETNKQRGWQYSYNQIMKQIHPGSILLLHTVSKDNADALETTIEALQKRGYTFKSLDELQLKKAAPPLLFRS; encoded by the coding sequence ATGAAAATCAACCGGCTCCTGTGCCTGATTTTGGTTTCCATTATATTTTTTACCCAATCACATGTTACTTATGCCGAACGAGGTGTATCGAATCAAAAGCTGGAATGGTTTTTTGAAAAAAAGGGGAAAGAAACTCCACCGGTCACTGATTCGAAATATCTTGAACTCATTAACAAATATGACAGTCTTTTTCTAGGTGATCCAAACAAAAAAGACATCTATTTAACGTTTGATAATGGGTATGAAAACGGTTATACAGATAATGTGCTGGATGTATTGAAACGAAAAAAAGTACCTGCTGCCTTTTTTGTAACCGGACAATTTATGAAAACTCACCCTCACCTAATAAAAAGAATGGCTGAAGAAGGGCATATAGTAGGTAATCATTCATATCATCATCCAGATCTGACACAAATTTCTGATTCGCGTTTAAAAAATGAATTAGAAAAAGTAAAACTGAGATACACAGAACTCACTGGTAAGACAGATATGCACTATCTGCGTCCGCCTAGAGGTGTTTTCAGTGAAAGAACGATTATGCTTGCAAAAAAAGAAGGCTACACTCATGTGTTTTGGTCACTTGCATTTCTTGATTGGGAAACCAACAAACAGCGTGGTTGGCAGTATTCCTACAACCAGATCATGAAACAAATCCATCCTGGCAGTATTTTATTATTGCATACCGTATCAAAAGACAACGCGGATGCACTTGAAACAACGATCGAAGCCCTGCAAAAAAGAGGATATACCTTTAAAAGTCTGGACGAACTGCAGTTAAAGAAAGCTGCGCCTCCTTTATTGTTCAGATCATAA
- a CDS encoding DedA family protein, whose protein sequence is MEELILSFIEFLKQFSYFGLIIALTFEFVPAELVLPLAGFWVYEGDMNYWLAVFAGTLGGTLGPLTLYALGRYGGRPFLIKYGKYVFIKEREINAADRFFEKYGAGVAFFGRFLPGVRTTISVPCGMAKMNVWVFSIYTFIAMFPITAFYIYLGKQFGPQWKDVGAKAEEYMLPVAGIIVTAILLFFVFKKARKWTSV, encoded by the coding sequence ATGGAAGAACTTATACTCTCATTTATTGAATTTTTAAAGCAGTTTTCGTATTTTGGACTTATTATTGCACTTACTTTTGAATTTGTTCCCGCTGAGCTGGTTCTCCCGCTCGCAGGGTTTTGGGTATATGAAGGTGATATGAATTACTGGCTTGCTGTATTTGCTGGAACTTTAGGAGGTACGCTAGGCCCGCTGACGCTTTATGCACTCGGCAGATATGGCGGAAGACCTTTTCTAATCAAGTACGGCAAGTATGTTTTTATTAAAGAAAGAGAAATTAATGCTGCAGATCGCTTTTTTGAGAAGTATGGTGCAGGAGTCGCGTTTTTCGGACGGTTCCTTCCTGGCGTAAGGACTACGATATCTGTTCCGTGCGGCATGGCAAAAATGAATGTTTGGGTATTTTCCATCTATACATTTATTGCGATGTTTCCGATTACTGCATTTTATATTTATCTTGGGAAACAATTCGGACCGCAGTGGAAAGATGTAGGCGCAAAGGCAGAAGAATATATGCTCCCCGTGGCTGGAATTATTGTAACAGCCATTCTATTATTTTTTGTTTTTAAAAAGGCTAGAAAATGGACATCTGTGTAA
- a CDS encoding GlsB/YeaQ/YmgE family stress response membrane protein — MSLLWALIIGGIIGWLAGLLTGRDVPGGIIGNIIAGFVGAWLGGLLLGDWGPTVAGFAIIPAIIGAIVVVLIVSWIMRSMRSRA, encoded by the coding sequence ATGAGTTTATTATGGGCACTTATAATTGGAGGAATCATTGGTTGGTTAGCAGGACTATTAACAGGGCGTGACGTACCAGGTGGAATCATCGGTAACATTATCGCAGGTTTCGTTGGTGCTTGGTTAGGTGGCTTACTGTTAGGAGACTGGGGTCCAACGGTTGCTGGTTTCGCAATTATTCCAGCTATCATCGGTGCTATCGTAGTTGTACTTATTGTAAGCTGGATTATGCGCAGCATGCGTAGCCGTGCATAA
- a CDS encoding MFS transporter, with translation MQLSTYRFSVLVSIVFISGFAQGMLLPLIAVIFEQNGTSASLNGFHATALYIGILIASPFIEKPLRKLGYKPLIMSGLLAVILCFSLFPIWKVFWFWFVLRLLIGIGDHMLHFSTQTWITSNSPENKRGRNISVYGIAFGAGFGIGPLMTKILEVNENLPFWLAAGLCLISFILMTSIRNEKPETESARMAGVTAFSRYKDVFKIAWVSLLPPFAYGFLEATLHGSFPVFALRNGISLDWVAVLLPAFVLGSLVFQLPLGVLSDKYGRKPILIFSFVSGFFSFLATYWTIHSFWVLLGLFFFSGMFVGSMFSLGIAYMSDLLPKYHLPAGNILAGISFSIGSMAGPLIGGSFISWFKGGAFVFAICGMLFILCLPIIFTKSRTSAVQTKTA, from the coding sequence ATGCAGCTTTCAACATATAGATTCTCTGTTTTAGTCAGTATTGTTTTTATTTCTGGTTTCGCACAAGGCATGTTATTGCCGCTGATAGCGGTTATTTTTGAACAGAACGGAACCTCTGCATCGTTAAACGGTTTCCATGCAACTGCGCTGTATATCGGGATTTTGATCGCTTCTCCGTTCATAGAAAAGCCTCTGCGCAAGTTAGGCTATAAACCGCTTATTATGTCAGGTCTTTTAGCAGTCATTTTATGTTTTTCGTTGTTTCCAATCTGGAAAGTATTTTGGTTTTGGTTCGTGCTGCGGCTTCTTATCGGAATCGGTGATCATATGCTCCATTTCTCTACTCAAACATGGATCACTTCAAATAGTCCAGAAAACAAGCGGGGAAGGAATATTTCTGTTTACGGTATAGCATTCGGTGCTGGTTTTGGAATCGGACCTCTCATGACAAAAATACTCGAGGTAAACGAAAATCTGCCGTTTTGGCTTGCAGCAGGTCTTTGCTTAATTTCTTTTATATTAATGACAAGTATTCGTAATGAAAAACCAGAGACCGAGTCAGCACGAATGGCTGGTGTTACTGCATTTTCACGTTATAAAGATGTTTTTAAAATAGCCTGGGTTTCATTGCTTCCTCCGTTTGCATACGGATTTCTAGAAGCAACACTTCATGGATCTTTTCCTGTGTTTGCCCTTCGCAACGGTATAAGTCTGGATTGGGTAGCGGTCTTATTGCCTGCTTTTGTATTAGGCAGCCTGGTTTTTCAGTTACCGTTAGGGGTGTTAAGTGATAAATATGGACGAAAGCCTATTCTGATTTTTTCTTTCGTTTCAGGGTTTTTCTCATTTTTAGCTACCTATTGGACAATACATTCCTTCTGGGTTCTTCTTGGCTTGTTCTTTTTCTCAGGTATGTTTGTCGGATCTATGTTTTCTCTGGGAATCGCCTATATGAGTGATCTGCTTCCAAAATACCACCTTCCAGCCGGCAACATTTTAGCAGGGATCAGTTTTAGCATCGGAAGTATGGCAGGTCCATTAATCGGGGGGAGTTTTATCAGCTGGTTTAAAGGCGGTGCTTTTGTTTTTGCGATCTGCGGTATGTTATTTATTCTCTGCCTGCCGATCATATTTACGAAAAGCCGCACTTCTGCTGTACAGACAAAAACAGCATAG
- the yfkAB gene encoding radical SAM/CxCxxxxC motif protein YfkAB, translated as MNKQVAKPEITIKNDPWEAYLDFEQYGKTTLSSIEFTTTTLCNMRCRHCAVGHTLQHKDPKALPLELLLQRLDEIPALRTMSLTGGEPMLSLKSVENYVLPLLKYAHIRGIYTQINSNLTLDIERYKLIAPYLDVLHISHNWVTEDEFIDTGFAMMERKPTREQRKALFDRMITNSKTLSDMGVLVSAETMINSRTAPHLEKIHKQVVEEMGCQRHEIHPMYDSGYVKMTDPPNMHYSLKSMYPSDFASTLETINLDEMRESIHRLLDIRDKKTWMLFGTLPFYACSDNEKDLQLLRRLQNEENVTVRNDPDGRSRLNINLFDGNIIVTDFGDAPALGNIKDTSLLDAYKTWNDSKLAKELGCHCPAVKCLGPNVLVKHSYYEDIDFSGRTAKL; from the coding sequence ATGAATAAACAAGTAGCTAAACCTGAAATCACAATAAAAAATGATCCTTGGGAGGCTTATCTAGATTTTGAGCAGTATGGTAAAACAACTTTATCCAGTATAGAATTTACTACTACTACCCTCTGTAATATGAGGTGTAGACATTGTGCTGTAGGACATACCCTCCAACATAAAGACCCTAAAGCACTCCCATTAGAGCTATTACTGCAAAGATTAGATGAAATTCCTGCCTTGAGGACAATGAGCCTTACAGGAGGAGAGCCTATGCTTTCCTTAAAGTCAGTAGAAAATTATGTACTGCCTTTATTGAAATATGCTCATATCAGAGGTATCTACACTCAGATCAACTCTAACCTTACATTAGACATTGAAAGATATAAGCTAATAGCACCTTATTTAGATGTATTACATATATCTCATAATTGGGTAACAGAGGATGAGTTTATAGATACTGGCTTTGCCATGATGGAAAGAAAGCCTACAAGAGAACAAAGAAAAGCATTATTTGACAGGATGATAACTAATTCAAAGACTTTATCTGATATGGGAGTTTTAGTATCTGCTGAGACCATGATAAACAGTAGAACTGCCCCTCACTTAGAAAAGATACATAAGCAGGTTGTTGAGGAGATGGGATGTCAAAGACATGAAATTCATCCTATGTATGATAGTGGATATGTTAAAATGACTGACCCTCCAAATATGCATTATTCATTAAAATCTATGTACCCGAGTGACTTTGCAAGCACGCTAGAAACAATCAATCTGGATGAAATGAGAGAAAGTATCCACAGACTTCTGGACATACGGGATAAAAAGACATGGATGCTGTTTGGTACCTTGCCTTTTTATGCATGTTCCGACAACGAGAAAGACCTTCAATTGCTGAGAAGGCTTCAGAATGAGGAAAATGTAACGGTTAGAAATGACCCTGACGGAAGATCACGCCTGAACATAAATTTATTCGACGGCAATATTATCGTGACTGATTTCGGTGATGCTCCTGCGCTTGGGAACATCAAAGATACTAGCCTGCTTGATGCTTATAAGACTTGGAATGATTCAAAGCTCGCTAAAGAACTTGGATGCCACTGCCCTGCTGTTAAATGCCTGGGTCCTAATGTTCTTGTTAAGCATTCTTATTATGAAGATATTGATTTTTCTGGTAGAACTGCAAAGCTTTAA
- a CDS encoding YihY/virulence factor BrkB family protein → MTLWHILKHMKAKSFGIEFMHGFKRGDVTGLAAQLAYYFLLSLFPFLIFLLTLGAFFIEPAEALDLLEHFVPAEAMDSVRENLLAVLEGRSGGLLSIGILATIWSASNAINAVIKTLNEAYGVEECRGFVKTRLLSIFLTFGVVFAFIVALVFPVFGKMLGNAAFSYLGLSDEFLTIWSVLRWLISFFLIATVVSILYYMAPCKKLKYSEIWYGSLVATFLWQIVSLGFAFYVDYFGNYSQTYGSIGAVIVLMLWFYLTGIVLLSGGVLNATFHKYKIDFAKKRGLLKAE, encoded by the coding sequence TTGACTTTATGGCATATTCTTAAACACATGAAGGCAAAATCTTTTGGAATTGAATTTATGCATGGCTTTAAAAGAGGAGATGTAACAGGGCTGGCAGCACAGCTTGCTTACTATTTTCTTTTATCTTTGTTTCCTTTTTTAATTTTCTTATTAACACTCGGTGCTTTCTTTATAGAACCTGCTGAAGCACTTGACCTGCTCGAACATTTTGTTCCAGCAGAGGCGATGGATTCAGTAAGAGAAAATTTGTTGGCAGTACTTGAAGGAAGAAGCGGGGGATTGCTATCTATCGGGATTTTAGCAACTATCTGGTCAGCATCAAACGCCATCAATGCTGTTATTAAAACATTGAACGAAGCATATGGAGTGGAAGAATGCAGAGGCTTTGTTAAAACAAGACTGTTATCGATCTTTTTAACTTTTGGCGTTGTTTTCGCATTTATTGTAGCTTTAGTTTTTCCGGTGTTCGGTAAGATGCTGGGCAATGCGGCATTTTCCTATTTAGGTTTAAGTGATGAATTTCTAACGATCTGGTCCGTACTTCGCTGGCTTATCAGTTTCTTTCTTATCGCAACAGTTGTTTCTATTCTTTACTATATGGCCCCATGCAAAAAGTTAAAATACAGTGAAATCTGGTATGGTTCTCTCGTGGCTACTTTTTTATGGCAGATCGTATCATTAGGTTTTGCTTTTTATGTCGATTACTTTGGAAATTATTCGCAAACGTACGGAAGTATCGGAGCTGTTATTGTACTCATGCTGTGGTTCTATCTAACAGGAATCGTACTGCTTTCAGGCGGTGTACTTAATGCTACATTCCATAAATATAAGATCGATTTTGCCAAGAAAAGGGGCTTGTTAAAGGCTGAATGA
- a CDS encoding SE1561 family protein: MGNSIQDKSSQKEYIKNRIDLLVDVLDSIDAETAGIDEIDKIISMLDDLEEKCKQFRYDWEEK; the protein is encoded by the coding sequence ATGGGTAACTCTATTCAGGATAAATCCTCTCAAAAAGAATATATTAAAAATCGTATTGATTTATTAGTTGATGTTTTAGATTCTATAGATGCTGAAACAGCCGGGATTGATGAGATCGACAAGATTATTTCAATGCTCGACGATCTAGAAGAGAAGTGTAAGCAATTTCGTTACGACTGGGAAGAAAAATAA